A segment of the Planctomycetota bacterium genome:
CCTCCGGGCGGTCGAACTCGCCGGCAAGTTCGAAGAGCAGAACCCGCGCGACCTCCTCGGGCTGGCCTCAAAGCTTCAGAACATCCTCGACGAGTTTCCGCCCGCGCGGCGCGCCGAGCTGCCGCGCGAGGGCCTGGACCTCCTGGAGCAGACCGAGACACGCCTCCAGCGCGTGCAGGAGCAGGCGGACAAGGCCGCCTCTGCCGACCTCCAGGACCGCATCCCCCGCGGCACCGCCCTGCTGGAGGAGGGCAAGATCAACGAGGCCCTCGCCCTGCTGGACGCCTTCCCCGCCTCCCTGCGCACCCGCGCCGCAGCCGCGCGGCTCCTCGAGCTCCAGGCCCAGTGGCGCGAGCGCGCCCTCGCCCTCTTCGACGCCCGCGACGCCCAGGGCAAAGACCTGATCGAGAAGGGCCAGCTCGACGAGGCCAAGGCCCTCTACGGCGCCTTCGCCTCCTGCGTGGTGCTCCAGATCGCCTCCCGAGCCAAGGAGGCCCTCACCGCGATTGACGAGGTGCACAGCAAGCGTCTGGTCGAGGCCCGGCGCGCGGCCAGGGCAACCTATGTGAAAGAGGCCAGAACCATCCTCGACCAGTTGGCGGCCCACCAGTTCCGCGAAGCCCGCACCCAGGTGGATGCTGCCGCCGTCAACCCGGCGCTGGCCTCGGTGCGCGAAGAGGTCAAGGACCTACAGCACCTGGTCCGCACCGTCACCGAGGTCTGGACCACCGCAGGCATCGGCCTCCGCAAGCTCAAGCCAGGGGAGAAGATCCGCCTCGGAGGCATCGGCGGCGATGTCGTGGAAGCGGACGAGGAGAAGCTCGTCATGAAGGTCAGTGAGCGCCTCACCATCGCCCGCCGCCTCAGCGACCTTCGTCCTGCCGACGTCCTCGAGTTCGCCCTGCGAGGCTACGGCGCCGCGGGTGCGCAGACGGAGGCCAAGCTTGCCCTCTTCCTCCTCGCCGAGCGCGACTATGAGGGCGCCCGCAAACGTCTCGCCGCCGCGCGCGCCGGCGGCGCCGACGTGGCCCGCGAGACCGCTCTCCTCGACCGTTTCTCGCCCAGGGACTGCGCGACCTGCAAAGGCGCCAAGAGCATCTCCTGCCCCGACTGCGACGGCAAGGGCATCGCCCGCGTGGAACGCCAGGACTGCGATCAATGCGGCGGCAAGGGCGGCGGCCGGTGCGGCTTCTGCCACGGAACCGGCTTCTTGCGATGCGCAAATTGCAATGGCACGGGCAGAGGGCCCCTTGGCCTGCCCTGCAACGAGTGCGGCGGAAACGGGCGGGTCAGGTGCTCGAAATGCAAGGGCGACGGCCACCTCGAATGCTCCAAGTGCAAGGGGACGGGCACCCTCGCCACCACCACGCCCTGCGCCCGCTGCAAAGGCGCCAAGAACATCACCTGCCCCGACTGCGGAGGCAAGGGGACCCTGCCCCCGCCCGACCTCACGTTGCCCACGACCGCCCCGGCCCCGTGACGCGCGCACGGCGTGCGCCTGCGGACACGCAGCCTCTCACGTGTTTTGACAGGGGGAGGGCTTCGCGCTAGGATAGTGATGGTGCAGAGCCAGGCGCGCAACAGCCGGCCTGCGCCAGCGAGGCGCTGGGTCCTTGGCCCTGCGCAGGCGGCGAGTTGCACCACGGAGACGCTCAGCGTGAAACACATCATCTCGGCGCTCGTGCAGAACGAGACGGGCGTGCTGGCACATATTTCCGGCCTGTTCGCCGGACGCGGCTTCAACATTGACAGCCTGACCGTGGGGGAGACCGAGGACCCCGCCGTCTCGCGCATGACCATCGTCGTCGAAGGTGACGAGCAGATTCTCGAACAGGTCGTCAAGCAGCTCCGCAAGGTCATCACCGTGCTCAAGGTGCAGGACTTCTCCGGGCGCGACTACGTCGAGCGCGACCTGATGCTGATCAAGATCAACGCCCCGTCGGGCCGCCGCGGCGAGATCATCGAGCTGGTCACGCTCTTCCGCGGCAGGGTGGTGGACGTGAGCCCGACGGAACTCATGGTCGAGCTCTCCGGCCCCGAGAAGAAGATCGAAGCTTTCGTCGCCCTCGTGCGGCCGTTCGGCATCAAGGAGCTCTGCCGTACGGGGCGCGTGGCCCTGGCTCGCGGCGTTCGCTGACCGCCACCGCGGCCGCGCAGCGAGAGTGAGGCGGGGACCTCACAGGAGGCGAGGATGCTTTCTCCGGGCAGATGCCGCCACAGATCCGGGCCGTTGGTGGCCATTCCGGGGCAGCGACAGCGCACGGCGCACTTCGCCAGCGAGGCCGAGGCCGGCCCGCCGCCGCTCCAGTCCCCCCCAAGGCCACAGGCGCGGCCCGCCGCGGCAGGGCTCAGCCCCCGCCACCAGAAGCTCGCGCTCTGGGCGGGCGGCGCGCTCGTGGTGCTCATCGTGCTGGTCATCCTCCTGGTGTCGCCCCAGCGCGCCCCGCTCGAACTCGTGCCCAAGGGCCAGACCCTCGCCCAGGTGGTGGACGTTCGCCGCTTCCTCAACAGCCCGCTCTACCAGATGCTCGCCGCGGCCAGCCACCCCCTGCTGGCCGCCATCGAAAGCAAGGAGGAGAAGCTGGGCATCAGCCTCCAGCGCGACGTGGCTACCATCATAGACACCGACGACAGCACGATCCTCCTGGGGCGCTTCCGGCCCGAGCGCCTCCGCGACTCCTTTGAGGAAGCCATCGAGGCGCGAGAGAAGGAGATCAACCGCAACCGCCAGGCCCCCGTGCGCCTGCTCATCCAGCAGGCCGAGGTCGAGGGCCACACCTACGCCTTCTGCAACCAGGAGGGCGTGGACTATGCCTTCGCCGCCGCCGGCTCGAGCGTGGTCTGCTTCGGCGACCGGTGGGGCGTGCGGCGGTTCCTGAAGGGCCGCGCCGGCGTGCGGGGACGGGCGCTCGACGACCCGGCCTTCGCCGCCGCCTTCTCGCCCGCGCTGGCGCGCCGAGCCTTCCTCTACCGCCTCGAAAAGCCGGGGGCCAAGATCGTCGCCTCGAAGCTCAAGGACCTCCTCGCCGAGGCCGGCGAAGGGCTTCAGGCCGCCTTCTTCGCCGCGACGGCCGCCGGCAGGAACATCGAGCTCACCATCCGCCTGGCCGCGCGCGATGCCAAGGCCGCCGAGAGGCTCGAAGCCCAGCTCGCCAAGGCCACGGTCCAGGTCGCACTGCGCAAGCTTCTCGGCACCGATGCCGAGGTCCGCATCACCAGGGCCGAAGCCATCGTCGTCCTCGAATCCCTCACGCCCCTCGACGGCTTCGAGGAGATCATCGAGAAGGACAAGAAAGGGCAGAGCGCGAACCTGCTCCTCACCCTGCTGGCGAGTTGAGC
Coding sequences within it:
- the ilvN gene encoding acetolactate synthase small subunit, translated to MKHIISALVQNETGVLAHISGLFAGRGFNIDSLTVGETEDPAVSRMTIVVEGDEQILEQVVKQLRKVITVLKVQDFSGRDYVERDLMLIKINAPSGRRGEIIELVTLFRGRVVDVSPTELMVELSGPEKKIEAFVALVRPFGIKELCRTGRVALARGVR
- a CDS encoding protein kinase — its product is MPSARDEEFIRFAVASGYLTEDQAGQALATLREIEALGGSAAAPDVLLKRGLLDERQVALVHQAIAASKVATKVPRELGSFELLEKIGQGGMGSVFKARQKELGRLVALKVLSPRLARNADFVAAFLREARSAGRLSHPNIVSAIDVGESQGFYYFAMEYAEGDTLAKLIAREGPLPEARALQIATDVARALDHAHQKGLIHRDIKPDNILVTPDGRVRVTDFGLAKAIGQGAPDGTDDERFLGTPAYVAPEQIRSEPGIDCRADIFSLGVTLFQMLTGELPFKGANPMAIAAAVVAEPLPPIRSLRPDVSAATARVVEKMTAKNPAQRYATPAEVVAALESAAAAPRPPAPKPIAHKHVAPRRHASHTATHMAVAGVLLVLIALAFVVLRSQRRRPPGGQGSAQESNSSLVVSPPPATGTPAVDTSRRAAADRLLRDLLRAVELAGKFEEQNPRDLLGLASKLQNILDEFPPARRAELPREGLDLLEQTETRLQRVQEQADKAASADLQDRIPRGTALLEEGKINEALALLDAFPASLRTRAAAARLLELQAQWRERALALFDARDAQGKDLIEKGQLDEAKALYGAFASCVVLQIASRAKEALTAIDEVHSKRLVEARRAARATYVKEARTILDQLAAHQFREARTQVDAAAVNPALASVREEVKDLQHLVRTVTEVWTTAGIGLRKLKPGEKIRLGGIGGDVVEADEEKLVMKVSERLTIARRLSDLRPADVLEFALRGYGAAGAQTEAKLALFLLAERDYEGARKRLAAARAGGADVARETALLDRFSPRDCATCKGAKSISCPDCDGKGIARVERQDCDQCGGKGGGRCGFCHGTGFLRCANCNGTGRGPLGLPCNECGGNGRVRCSKCKGDGHLECSKCKGTGTLATTTPCARCKGAKNITCPDCGGKGTLPPPDLTLPTTAPAP